One Kineococcus aurantiacus genomic window carries:
- a CDS encoding AAA family ATPase has protein sequence MGVRNVLVEGVSGTGKTSVATELQRRGFHVVHGDRELAHQADPVTGEPTGGPARHEHHVWPVDAVRRIAADRSRPVTFFCGGSRNWARFLDVFDVVVVLTVDAATLQRRLAARAGTDEWGATAEQRERSRRLHATQEDVPAVGVRVDATRPLAEVVDEVLALAAAGA, from the coding sequence ATGGGGGTCCGCAACGTCCTCGTGGAGGGGGTCTCCGGCACGGGGAAGACGTCGGTGGCCACCGAGCTGCAGCGCCGGGGCTTCCACGTCGTCCACGGCGACCGGGAGCTGGCGCACCAGGCCGACCCGGTGACGGGGGAGCCGACGGGCGGGCCCGCCCGGCACGAGCACCACGTGTGGCCCGTGGACGCCGTCCGGCGGATCGCGGCCGACCGCTCACGACCGGTGACGTTCTTCTGCGGGGGGTCGCGGAACTGGGCGCGGTTCCTCGACGTGTTCGACGTCGTCGTGGTCCTCACCGTCGACGCCGCGACCCTGCAGCGGCGGCTGGCGGCGCGGGCCGGGACCGACGAGTGGGGTGCGACGGCCGAGCAGCGGGAGCGCTCGCGCCGGCTGCACGCCACGCAGGAGGACGTCCCCGCGGTCGGGGTGCGCGTCGACGCGACGAGGCCGCTGGCGGAGGTCGTCGACGAGGTCCTGGCCCTGGCGGCCGCCGGGGCGTGA
- a CDS encoding EAL domain-containing protein yields the protein MGAEGPPALTRVLAGAAVGVAVTDLRGRVLEANAAFAALLHLPAGELVGAGAGDLLSQGSPPGRGADPAGVLDGVVEDLLAGVAVVTTDLLVRRRDGTALRGQALCALSTTDDGDPVVVLQLVDTDQRGHHRPPGDHDPVTHLRSRAAVVADLTARLRTRDGLLGVVACDLDRFRVVNESLGHAVGDEVLVGVARRLVAGVRFGDVVARLGDDEFLVLLPGLADVEEAVDVAHRLTRGLAAPMLVDVPGGQQEIRCAVSTGLVVVDLRADCPAGPPLDAATLLRDANTALDAAKAAGGGCCRVFTGAMRERAVRRLTVENDLRRALEHGELRVHYQPVVALRDGHRTGFEALVRWDHPHRGLLLPGQFLDVAEECGLVTAIDAAVLDEALGFLVRHPGTRVAVNTSARRLDGTFATAVARGLRQRALSPSRLSVELLETSLVSGDAVTERELRDLARLGVPVLLDDFGTGYSALSYLRRLPVTGLKLDRSFVADLPDDPGSDRIAAAVVGLAGSFGLSSVCEGVETAAQAEHLAAQGWESAQGFHFGVPAPEERWFPRAAAGAGGGLARVPA from the coding sequence GTGGGCGCTGAGGGACCCCCCGCCCTCACGCGCGTCCTGGCGGGCGCTGCCGTGGGCGTCGCCGTCACCGACCTGCGCGGGCGGGTGCTGGAGGCCAACGCCGCGTTCGCCGCGCTGCTGCACCTGCCGGCCGGGGAGCTGGTCGGTGCCGGGGCCGGCGACCTGCTGTCCCAGGGCTCGCCCCCCGGCCGCGGCGCGGACCCCGCCGGTGTCCTGGACGGCGTCGTGGAGGACCTCCTCGCGGGCGTGGCCGTCGTCACCACGGACCTGCTCGTGCGCCGCCGCGACGGCACCGCCCTGCGCGGCCAGGCGCTGTGCGCGCTGTCCACCACCGACGACGGCGACCCGGTCGTCGTGCTCCAGCTGGTCGACACCGACCAGCGCGGTCACCACCGCCCCCCGGGCGACCACGACCCCGTGACCCACCTGCGCAGCCGTGCGGCGGTCGTGGCCGATCTGACGGCCCGGCTGCGCACCCGCGACGGGCTGCTGGGCGTCGTCGCCTGCGACCTGGACCGCTTCCGCGTCGTCAACGAGAGCCTCGGTCACGCCGTCGGCGACGAGGTGCTCGTGGGCGTGGCGCGCCGGCTCGTGGCCGGGGTGCGCTTCGGCGACGTCGTGGCCCGGCTCGGCGACGACGAGTTCCTCGTGCTCCTGCCCGGCCTGGCCGACGTCGAGGAGGCCGTCGACGTCGCGCACCGGCTCACCCGCGGCCTGGCGGCCCCGATGCTGGTGGACGTGCCCGGGGGGCAGCAGGAGATCCGCTGCGCCGTGAGCACCGGGCTCGTCGTGGTGGACCTGCGGGCCGACTGCCCGGCGGGCCCGCCGCTGGACGCCGCGACGCTGCTGCGGGACGCCAACACCGCCCTGGACGCCGCCAAGGCCGCCGGTGGCGGCTGCTGCCGGGTTTTCACGGGGGCGATGCGCGAGCGCGCCGTGCGCCGGCTCACCGTGGAGAACGACCTGCGCCGCGCCCTGGAGCACGGCGAGCTGCGCGTGCACTACCAGCCCGTCGTGGCCCTGCGCGACGGCCACCGCACGGGGTTCGAGGCCCTCGTGCGCTGGGACCACCCGCACCGCGGGCTGCTGCTGCCGGGGCAGTTCCTCGACGTGGCCGAGGAGTGCGGCCTGGTGACAGCCATCGACGCCGCCGTCCTGGACGAGGCGCTGGGCTTCCTGGTCCGCCACCCGGGCACCCGGGTGGCCGTGAACACCTCCGCGCGCCGCCTGGACGGGACGTTCGCGACGGCCGTCGCCCGCGGCCTGCGGCAGCGGGCGCTGTCCCCGTCCCGGCTGTCGGTGGAACTGCTGGAGACCTCCCTCGTCTCCGGCGACGCCGTGACCGAGCGGGAGCTGCGCGACCTGGCCCGCCTCGGCGTGCCCGTCCTCCTCGACGACTTCGGCACGGGCTACTCGGCCCTGTCGTACCTGCGGCGGCTGCCCGTCACCGGCCTCAAGCTCGACCGGTCGTTCGTCGCCGACCTGCCCGACGACCCCGGCTCGGACCGCATCGCCGCCGCCGTCGTGGGCCTGGCGGGCAGCTTCGGGCTCAGCTCCGTGTGCGAGGGCGTGGAGACCGCGGCCCAGGCCGAGCACCTGGCCGCGCAGGGCTGGGAGTCCGCGCAGGGCTTCCACTTCGGCGTCCCGGCCCCGGAGGAGCGCTGGTTCCCGCGCGCCGCGGCCGGGGCGGGGGGCGGCCTGGCCCGCGTCCCCGCCTGA
- a CDS encoding putative bifunctional diguanylate cyclase/phosphodiesterase: MADTPEQRERRTISLRSRLLVLVLVPVLGFSAFASILVVHRFQRVQAAEDAVRQVRAAIALDEVRARVSEEAIPLVSSVELLDLSVSGGTTAERDDLSVSLDTLYRGAVARTDTAVAAATTDPLARDEVQASADRLAAVRASWGAGQTPGERETNNRQLFDKYRYLVEQLSQAVDAHLATAAAEGGDQGLESAVTDLQQAASATTLAGEEVPYLLGYLSAAPGAEAPARQLFLRSWAGFQVASEGVSTSRQAAVRSAWTAALAVPDSQLVDRTLIAAVASDERTVPASAALLALSTAVIGRDDALRTVLDTAAGEAVRAAESYRAQARDELVKYAAITAALLVLSVGGSLVTSRSIGGPLARLADAAGSISRGELVDVAVEGPQEARVVARGLGAAVASLRSVQAQAQAVADGDLDDAILQRPVGGPLGRVVHASVQQIVGAVREREELQQEMAHQATHDALTALPNRAEALAQVDRALRRAHRSGDRVGLLFIDLDQFKTVNDSLGHLAGDAVLRSVAQRLRERVRGTDVVARLGGDEFVVLVEPVQDEVGLLGFGQSLIETVSRPIPLPGSAESQAVIGASVGVAVSRLDVVPGADGADRLLQEAHTAAYRAKNAGRGRVEVYDDDLRAALAAQAAVEEGLRHALAHDELVLHYQPVTDLDTGRVRSVEALVRWEKPGQGLVPPGAFIPVAEGSDLICDLGRWALRTSLAQLARLDAAGGPGAGLRVAVNISGRHLRSPRLVQDVRSALEAAGTAPDRLTLEVTETVMVEDDAAWARLEELRSLGVAVAIDDFGTGYTSFGQLARVPVDVLKIDRSFVDSEDPRTVELVRLVVGAARSFGLKVVAEGVEQASQVRALQAVGCDTAQGYYFSRPVPADRLPGAVEGCTRTFEATGSFETAL; the protein is encoded by the coding sequence GTGGCGGACACCCCGGAGCAGCGAGAGCGACGCACGATCAGCCTGCGCAGCAGGTTGCTCGTCCTCGTCCTCGTCCCCGTGCTCGGGTTCTCCGCCTTCGCCTCGATCCTCGTGGTCCACCGCTTCCAGCGCGTCCAGGCCGCCGAGGACGCCGTGCGCCAGGTGCGCGCCGCCATCGCCCTCGACGAGGTGCGCGCCCGCGTGTCCGAGGAGGCCATCCCGCTGGTCTCCAGCGTCGAGCTGCTCGACCTCAGCGTCAGCGGCGGCACCACCGCCGAGCGCGACGACCTCAGCGTCAGCCTGGACACCCTCTACCGGGGAGCCGTCGCCCGGACCGACACCGCCGTCGCCGCCGCCACCACCGACCCCCTCGCCCGCGACGAGGTGCAGGCCTCCGCCGACCGCCTCGCCGCCGTCCGCGCCTCCTGGGGCGCCGGCCAGACCCCCGGCGAGCGCGAGACGAACAACCGGCAGCTGTTCGACAAGTACCGGTACCTCGTCGAGCAGCTCAGCCAGGCCGTCGACGCCCACCTGGCCACCGCGGCCGCCGAGGGCGGGGACCAGGGCCTGGAGAGCGCCGTCACCGACCTGCAGCAGGCCGCGAGCGCCACCACCCTGGCCGGCGAGGAGGTGCCCTACCTCCTGGGCTACCTGTCCGCGGCCCCCGGGGCCGAGGCCCCGGCCCGGCAGCTGTTCCTGCGCAGCTGGGCCGGTTTCCAGGTCGCCTCCGAGGGGGTGTCGACCTCCCGGCAGGCCGCCGTGCGCTCGGCCTGGACCGCCGCGCTCGCCGTCCCCGACAGCCAGCTCGTCGACAGGACCCTCATCGCGGCCGTCGCCTCCGACGAGCGCACCGTCCCGGCCTCGGCGGCCCTGCTGGCGCTGAGCACGGCCGTGATCGGGCGCGACGACGCCCTGCGCACCGTGCTGGACACCGCCGCGGGCGAGGCCGTCCGGGCCGCGGAGTCCTACCGCGCCCAGGCCCGCGACGAGCTCGTGAAGTACGCCGCGATCACCGCGGCCCTGCTGGTCCTGTCCGTCGGCGGCAGCCTCGTCACGAGCCGTTCCATCGGCGGTCCGCTGGCCCGGCTGGCCGACGCCGCCGGCTCCATCAGCCGCGGCGAGCTCGTCGACGTGGCCGTCGAGGGCCCCCAGGAGGCGCGCGTCGTCGCCCGCGGTCTCGGCGCGGCGGTCGCCAGCCTGCGCTCGGTGCAGGCCCAGGCCCAGGCCGTCGCCGACGGCGACCTCGACGACGCGATCCTCCAGCGCCCCGTCGGCGGGCCGCTGGGCCGGGTCGTGCACGCGTCCGTGCAGCAGATCGTCGGCGCCGTGCGCGAGCGCGAGGAGCTGCAGCAGGAGATGGCCCACCAGGCCACCCACGACGCGCTGACGGCGCTGCCCAACCGCGCCGAGGCGCTGGCGCAGGTGGACCGCGCGCTGCGCCGGGCCCACCGCAGCGGCGACCGCGTCGGGCTGCTGTTCATCGACCTCGACCAGTTCAAGACCGTCAACGACTCCCTGGGCCACCTGGCCGGCGACGCCGTCCTGCGGTCCGTGGCGCAGCGCCTGCGCGAGCGCGTCCGCGGCACCGACGTCGTCGCGCGGCTCGGCGGCGACGAGTTCGTCGTCCTCGTCGAGCCCGTCCAGGACGAGGTGGGGCTGCTGGGGTTCGGCCAGTCCCTCATCGAGACCGTGTCCCGGCCCATCCCGCTGCCCGGTTCGGCCGAGTCGCAGGCCGTCATCGGGGCCAGCGTCGGGGTGGCGGTGAGCCGCCTGGACGTCGTGCCCGGCGCCGACGGGGCCGACCGCCTGCTCCAGGAGGCGCACACGGCGGCCTACCGCGCCAAGAACGCCGGCCGCGGCCGCGTCGAGGTCTACGACGACGACCTGCGCGCCGCCCTGGCCGCCCAGGCCGCGGTCGAGGAGGGGCTGCGGCACGCCCTGGCCCACGACGAGCTCGTCCTGCACTACCAGCCGGTCACCGACCTCGACACCGGCCGGGTGCGCAGCGTCGAGGCGCTGGTGCGGTGGGAGAAGCCCGGGCAGGGGCTCGTCCCGCCCGGCGCGTTCATCCCCGTCGCCGAGGGTTCGGACCTCATCTGCGACCTGGGCCGCTGGGCGCTGCGGACGTCGCTGGCCCAGCTGGCCCGGCTCGACGCGGCCGGGGGCCCGGGGGCGGGTCTGCGCGTCGCCGTAAACATCTCCGGGCGGCACCTGCGCTCCCCGCGCCTGGTCCAGGACGTGCGCTCGGCCCTGGAGGCCGCCGGCACCGCCCCGGACCGGCTCACGCTGGAGGTCACCGAGACCGTCATGGTCGAGGACGACGCGGCGTGGGCGCGCCTGGAGGAGCTGCGCTCCCTGGGGGTCGCGGTCGCCATCGACGACTTCGGGACGGGCTACACGTCCTTCGGGCAGCTGGCCCGGGTGCCCGTCGACGTCCTGAAGATCGACCGCAGCTTCGTCGACTCCGAGGACCCGCGCACCGTCGAGCTCGTCCGCCTCGTCGTGGGCGCGGCGCGCAGCTTCGGGCTGAAGGTCGTGGCCGAGGGCGTCGAGCAGGCCTCCCAGGTCCGCGCGCTGCAGGCCGTGGGGTGCGACACCGCGCAGGGCTACTACTTCTCCCGCCCCGTCCCGGCCGACCGGCTGCCGGGCGCGGTGGAGGGCTGCACGCGGACCTTCGAGGCGACCGGCAGTTTCGAGACGGCCCTCTGA
- a CDS encoding FBP domain-containing protein, translating into MSQATTALDAGHLTDEAIRSTMTNCTRGEAHRMRVPDWVHGTDPVREVVGWRDPKAPERGWLLVPLGEAVVGLALRATPGKGVRATAMCDLCRTTRSPGEVSLFVAARAGESGRKLNTVGTYACTDLACADNVRVLRATPRLKPDPGLSVSQRQEALRERAATFARKVLSTAD; encoded by the coding sequence GTGTCACAGGCAACGACGGCCCTGGACGCCGGTCACCTGACCGACGAGGCCATCCGCTCGACGATGACGAACTGCACCCGCGGCGAGGCGCACCGCATGCGCGTCCCCGACTGGGTCCACGGCACCGACCCCGTCCGCGAGGTCGTGGGCTGGCGCGACCCCAAGGCCCCCGAGCGGGGCTGGCTCCTGGTGCCGCTGGGTGAGGCCGTCGTCGGCCTGGCCCTGCGCGCGACGCCCGGGAAGGGCGTGCGGGCCACCGCCATGTGCGACCTGTGCCGCACCACCCGCTCCCCCGGCGAGGTGAGCCTGTTCGTCGCCGCCCGCGCCGGGGAGTCCGGCCGGAAGCTGAACACCGTGGGGACGTACGCCTGCACCGACCTCGCGTGCGCCGACAACGTGCGCGTCCTGCGCGCGACGCCGCGGCTGAAGCCGGACCCGGGGCTGAGCGTGTCCCAGCGCCAGGAGGCGCTGCGCGAGCGCGCGGCCACTTTCGCCCGCAAGGTGCTGTCCACCGCCGACTGA